From the Vulpes lagopus strain Blue_001 chromosome 22, ASM1834538v1, whole genome shotgun sequence genome, one window contains:
- the ATG9A gene encoding autophagy-related protein 9A isoform X2, protein MVNHSLHPTEPVKVTLPDAFLPAQVCSARIQENGSLITILVIAGVFWIHRLIKFIYNICCYWEIHSFYLHALRIPMSALPYCTWQEVQARIVQTQKEHQICIHKRELTELDIYHRILRFQNYMVALVNKSLLPLRFRLPGLGEAVFFTRGLKYNFELILFWGPGSLFLNEWSLKAEYKRGGQRLELAQRLSNRILWIGIANFLLCPLILIWQILYAFFSYAEVLKREPGALGARCWSLYGRCYLRHFNELEHELQSRLNRGYKPASKYMNCFLSPLLTLLAKNGAFFAGSILAVLIALTIYDEDVLAVEHVLTTVTLLGVTVTVCRSFIPDQHMVFCPEQLLRVILAHIHYMPDHWQGNAHRSQTRDEFAQLFQYKAVFILEELLSPIVTPLILIFCLRPRALEIIDFFRNFTVEVVGVGDTCSFAQMDVRQHGHPQWLSGGQTEASVYQQAEDGKTELSLMHFAITNPGWQPPRESTAFLGFLKEQVQRDGAAAGLAQGGLLPENALFTSIQSLQSESEPLSLIANVVAGSSCRGPPLPRDLQGSRHRAEVASALRSFSPLHPGQVPAGRAPSTMTGSGVDARTASSGSSVWEGQLQSLVLSEYASTEMSLHALYMHQLHKQQAQAEPERHVWHRRESDESGESAPEEGGEGSRASQPIPRSASYPCAAPRPGAPETTALQGGFQRRYGGITDPGTVPRAPSHFSRLPLGGWAEDGQSASRHPEPVPEEGSEDELPPQVHKV, encoded by the exons ATGGTGAACCATAGTCTTCACCCCACGGAGCCTGTCAAGGTCACTCTGCCAGACGCCTTTTTGCCTGCCCAGGTCTGTAGTGCCAG GATTCAGGAAAACGGCTCCCTTATCACCATCCTGGTCATCGCTGGGGTATTCTGGATCCATCGGCTTATCAAGTTCATCTATAACATTTGCTGCTACTGGGAGATCCACTCCTTCTACCTGCATGCTCTGCGTATCCCCATG TCCGCTCTTCCGTACTGCACGTGGCAGGAAGTGCAAGCACGGATCGTGCAGACCCAGAAGGAGCACCAGATCTGCATCCACAAGCGTGAACTGACAGAGCTGGACATCTACCACCGCATCCTCCGCTTCCAAAACTACATGGTCGCCCTGGTTAACAAATCCCTCCTGCCTCTGCGCTTCCGCCTGCCGGGCCTTGGGGAGGCCGTCTTCTTCACCCGTGGCCTCAAGTACAACTTCGAGCTGATCCTCTTCTGGGGACCTGGCTCCCTGTTTCTCAACGAATGGAGCCTCAAGGCCGAGTACAAACGCGGGGGGCAACGGCTGGAGCTGGCCCAGCGCCTCAGCAACCGCATCCTGTGGATCGGCATTGCCAACTTCCTGCTGTGCCCCCTCATCCTCATCTGGCAGATCCTCTATGCCTTCTTCAGCTACGCTGAGGTGCTGAAGCGGGAgcccggggccctgggagcaCGTTGCTGGTCACTCTACGGCCGCTGCTACCTCCGCCACTTCAACGAGCTGGAGCACGAGCTGCAGTCCCGCCTCAACCGGGGCTATAAGCCCGCCTCCAAGTACATGAATTGCTTCTTATCACCTCTGCTGACGCTGTTGGCCAAGAATGGCGCCTTCTTCGCCGGCTCCATCCTGGCTGTGCTTATCGCCCTCACCATCTACGACGAAGACGTGTTGGCTGTGGAACACGTCCTCACCACCGTCACACTCCTGGGGGTCACCGTGACCGTGTGCAG GTCCTTTATCCCGGACCAGCACATGGTGTTCTGCCCCGAGCAGCTGCTCCGCGTGATCCTCGCTCACATCCACTACATGCCTGACCACTGGCAGGGTAATGCCCACCGCTCGCAGACCCGGGACGAGTTTGCCCAGCTCTTCCAGTACAAGGCA GTGTTTATCTTGGAGGAGTTGCTGAGCCCCATTGTCACACCCCTCATCCTCATCTTTTGCCTGCGCCCACGGGCCCTGGAGATCATAGACTTCTTCCGCAATTTCACCGTGGAGGTTGTAGGGGTTGGAGACACCTGCTCCTTTGCTCAGATGGATGTTCGCCAGCACGGCCATCCCCAG TGGCTGTCCGGCGGGCAGACGGAAGCCTCAGTGTACCAGCAAGCTGAGGACGGGAAGACAGAGCTGTCACTCATGCACTTTGCCATCACCAACCCCGGCTGGCAGCCACCCCGTGAGAGCACAGCCTTCCTCGGCTTCCTCAAGGAGCAGGTTCAGCGGGACGGAGCAGCCGCTGGCCTCGCCCAAGGGGGGCTGCTCCCTGAAAATGCCCTCTTTACGTCCATCCAGTCCTTACAGTCTGAGTCTGAG CCACTGAGCCTGATTGCAAACGTGGTAGCTGGCTCCTCGTGCCGTGGCCCCCCACTGCCCAGAGACCTGCAGGGTTCCAGGCACAGGGCCGAAGTCGCCTCTGCCCTGCgctccttctcccctctgcaCCCCGGTCAGGTTCCCGCAGGCCGAGCTCCTAGCACCATGACAGGCTCTGG GGTGGATGCCAGGACAGCCAGCTCCGGGAGCAGCGTGTGGGAAGGACAGCTGCAGAGCCTGGTGCTGTCGGAGTACGCATCCACCGAGATGAGCCTGCACGCCCTCTATATGCACCAG CTCCATAAACAGCAAGCCCAGGCCGAGCCTGAGCGGCATGTGTGGCATCGCCGGGAGAGCGATGAGAGTGGGGAGAGCGCCCCTGAAGAGGGGGGAGAGGGCTCCCGGGCCTCCCAACCTATCCCCCGCTCTGCCAGCTATCCCTGTGCTGCACCCCGGCCTGGAGCACCCGAGACCACCGCCCTGCAGGGGGGCTTCCAGAGGCGCTATGGGGGTATCACAG ATCCTGGCACGGTACCCCGGGCTCCCTCTCACTTCTCCCGGCTGCCCCTTGGAGGGTGGGCTGAAGATGGGCAGTCAGCATCAAGGCACCCAGAGCCGGTGCCCGAGGAGGGCTCAGAGGATGAGCTTCCCCCT
- the ATG9A gene encoding autophagy-related protein 9A isoform X1 has translation MAQFDTEYQRLEASYSDSPPGEEDLLVHVPEGSKSPWHHIENLDLFFSRVYNLHQKNGFTCMLIGEVFELMQFLFVVAFTTFLVSCVDYDILFANKMVNHSLHPTEPVKVTLPDAFLPAQVCSARIQENGSLITILVIAGVFWIHRLIKFIYNICCYWEIHSFYLHALRIPMSALPYCTWQEVQARIVQTQKEHQICIHKRELTELDIYHRILRFQNYMVALVNKSLLPLRFRLPGLGEAVFFTRGLKYNFELILFWGPGSLFLNEWSLKAEYKRGGQRLELAQRLSNRILWIGIANFLLCPLILIWQILYAFFSYAEVLKREPGALGARCWSLYGRCYLRHFNELEHELQSRLNRGYKPASKYMNCFLSPLLTLLAKNGAFFAGSILAVLIALTIYDEDVLAVEHVLTTVTLLGVTVTVCRSFIPDQHMVFCPEQLLRVILAHIHYMPDHWQGNAHRSQTRDEFAQLFQYKAVFILEELLSPIVTPLILIFCLRPRALEIIDFFRNFTVEVVGVGDTCSFAQMDVRQHGHPQWLSGGQTEASVYQQAEDGKTELSLMHFAITNPGWQPPRESTAFLGFLKEQVQRDGAAAGLAQGGLLPENALFTSIQSLQSESEPLSLIANVVAGSSCRGPPLPRDLQGSRHRAEVASALRSFSPLHPGQVPAGRAPSTMTGSGVDARTASSGSSVWEGQLQSLVLSEYASTEMSLHALYMHQLHKQQAQAEPERHVWHRRESDESGESAPEEGGEGSRASQPIPRSASYPCAAPRPGAPETTALQGGFQRRYGGITDPGTVPRAPSHFSRLPLGGWAEDGQSASRHPEPVPEEGSEDELPPQVHKV, from the exons ATGGCGCAGTTCGACACGGAGTACCAACGCCTCGAGGCCTCCTATAGTGATTCACCCCCTGGGGAGGAGGACCTATTGGTGCACGTCCCTGAGGGGAGTAAAT CACCTTGGCACCACATCGAAAACCTTGACCTCTTCTTCTCTCGA GTGTATAATCTACACCAGAAGAATGGCTTCACTTGCATGCTCATCGGGGAGGTCTTTGAGCTCAT GCAGTTCCTTTTTGTGGTTGCCTTCACCACCTTCTTGGTCAGCTGTGTGGACTATGACATCCTATTTGCCAACAAGATGGTGAACCATAGTCTTCACCCCACGGAGCCTGTCAAGGTCACTCTGCCAGACGCCTTTTTGCCTGCCCAGGTCTGTAGTGCCAG GATTCAGGAAAACGGCTCCCTTATCACCATCCTGGTCATCGCTGGGGTATTCTGGATCCATCGGCTTATCAAGTTCATCTATAACATTTGCTGCTACTGGGAGATCCACTCCTTCTACCTGCATGCTCTGCGTATCCCCATG TCCGCTCTTCCGTACTGCACGTGGCAGGAAGTGCAAGCACGGATCGTGCAGACCCAGAAGGAGCACCAGATCTGCATCCACAAGCGTGAACTGACAGAGCTGGACATCTACCACCGCATCCTCCGCTTCCAAAACTACATGGTCGCCCTGGTTAACAAATCCCTCCTGCCTCTGCGCTTCCGCCTGCCGGGCCTTGGGGAGGCCGTCTTCTTCACCCGTGGCCTCAAGTACAACTTCGAGCTGATCCTCTTCTGGGGACCTGGCTCCCTGTTTCTCAACGAATGGAGCCTCAAGGCCGAGTACAAACGCGGGGGGCAACGGCTGGAGCTGGCCCAGCGCCTCAGCAACCGCATCCTGTGGATCGGCATTGCCAACTTCCTGCTGTGCCCCCTCATCCTCATCTGGCAGATCCTCTATGCCTTCTTCAGCTACGCTGAGGTGCTGAAGCGGGAgcccggggccctgggagcaCGTTGCTGGTCACTCTACGGCCGCTGCTACCTCCGCCACTTCAACGAGCTGGAGCACGAGCTGCAGTCCCGCCTCAACCGGGGCTATAAGCCCGCCTCCAAGTACATGAATTGCTTCTTATCACCTCTGCTGACGCTGTTGGCCAAGAATGGCGCCTTCTTCGCCGGCTCCATCCTGGCTGTGCTTATCGCCCTCACCATCTACGACGAAGACGTGTTGGCTGTGGAACACGTCCTCACCACCGTCACACTCCTGGGGGTCACCGTGACCGTGTGCAG GTCCTTTATCCCGGACCAGCACATGGTGTTCTGCCCCGAGCAGCTGCTCCGCGTGATCCTCGCTCACATCCACTACATGCCTGACCACTGGCAGGGTAATGCCCACCGCTCGCAGACCCGGGACGAGTTTGCCCAGCTCTTCCAGTACAAGGCA GTGTTTATCTTGGAGGAGTTGCTGAGCCCCATTGTCACACCCCTCATCCTCATCTTTTGCCTGCGCCCACGGGCCCTGGAGATCATAGACTTCTTCCGCAATTTCACCGTGGAGGTTGTAGGGGTTGGAGACACCTGCTCCTTTGCTCAGATGGATGTTCGCCAGCACGGCCATCCCCAG TGGCTGTCCGGCGGGCAGACGGAAGCCTCAGTGTACCAGCAAGCTGAGGACGGGAAGACAGAGCTGTCACTCATGCACTTTGCCATCACCAACCCCGGCTGGCAGCCACCCCGTGAGAGCACAGCCTTCCTCGGCTTCCTCAAGGAGCAGGTTCAGCGGGACGGAGCAGCCGCTGGCCTCGCCCAAGGGGGGCTGCTCCCTGAAAATGCCCTCTTTACGTCCATCCAGTCCTTACAGTCTGAGTCTGAG CCACTGAGCCTGATTGCAAACGTGGTAGCTGGCTCCTCGTGCCGTGGCCCCCCACTGCCCAGAGACCTGCAGGGTTCCAGGCACAGGGCCGAAGTCGCCTCTGCCCTGCgctccttctcccctctgcaCCCCGGTCAGGTTCCCGCAGGCCGAGCTCCTAGCACCATGACAGGCTCTGG GGTGGATGCCAGGACAGCCAGCTCCGGGAGCAGCGTGTGGGAAGGACAGCTGCAGAGCCTGGTGCTGTCGGAGTACGCATCCACCGAGATGAGCCTGCACGCCCTCTATATGCACCAG CTCCATAAACAGCAAGCCCAGGCCGAGCCTGAGCGGCATGTGTGGCATCGCCGGGAGAGCGATGAGAGTGGGGAGAGCGCCCCTGAAGAGGGGGGAGAGGGCTCCCGGGCCTCCCAACCTATCCCCCGCTCTGCCAGCTATCCCTGTGCTGCACCCCGGCCTGGAGCACCCGAGACCACCGCCCTGCAGGGGGGCTTCCAGAGGCGCTATGGGGGTATCACAG ATCCTGGCACGGTACCCCGGGCTCCCTCTCACTTCTCCCGGCTGCCCCTTGGAGGGTGGGCTGAAGATGGGCAGTCAGCATCAAGGCACCCAGAGCCGGTGCCCGAGGAGGGCTCAGAGGATGAGCTTCCCCCT
- the ANKZF1 gene encoding ankyrin repeat and zinc finger domain-containing protein 1 isoform X1, which translates to MSPVSAAARVPALVSLFDLNADAPVCQGLSLVSLPSEAAPAQALRTSCPGSASPERKLPQGLLDISEKLFCSTCDQAFQNHQEQREHYKLDWHRFNLKQRLKDKPLLSALDFEKQSSTGDLSSISGSEDSDSASEEDLQIPDEERAEFEKPSRPQGFHPHRVLFQNAQGQFLYAYRCVLGPRQVPPEEPELLLQNLQNGGPRSYVVLMAAAGHFAGAIFQGRDVVTHKTFHRYTVRAKRGTAQGIRDARGGASRSAGANLRRYNEATLYKDVRDLLAGPGWAKALEEAGTILLRAPRSGRSLFFRGHGAPLQRGDPRLWDIPLATRRPTFRELQRVFHKLTTLHVHGEDPRETARLDSPQAHRKTMRVGKKALEAERKVSSDENETLGQNEESPKQGSGSEGEDSFQVELELVELTVGTLDLREFEVLPKRRRRKRNKKERSQDLEAGVHVTLPQQPQGDEAFSQSAQAYAAPLGPSLDEAKTPDQSELWDMLLAACRAGDVGILKLQLAAGPTDPGVLSLLSAPLGSNGFTLLHAAAAAGRGSVVRLLLEAGADPTVQDSRARPPYTVAADKSTRNEFRRFMEKNPDAYDYSKAQVPGPLTPEMEARQAMRKREQKAARRQREEQQRKQREQEEREQEEQRRFAALSDREKRALAAERRLAAQLGVSTPQTPGPATLCAQRCWSCGTSLQGLIPFHYLDFSFCSTRCLRDHRCQATKPSS; encoded by the exons ATGTCGCCGGTTTCAGCCGCAGCCCGGGTTCCTGCCTTGGTCTCCCTGTTTGACCTCAACGCGGATGCTCCGGTGTGTCAGGGCCTGAGCTTGGTGAGCCTCCCATCGGAGGCGGCTCCGGCCCAGGCTCTGCGGACTTCCTGTCCAG GTTCGGCAAGCCCAGAAAGAAAACTACCCCAGGGTCTCCTGGATATTTCAGAGAAGTTATTTTGTTCCACTTGTGACCAGGCCTTCCAGAACCACCAGGAACAG AGGGAACATTATAAACTTGACTGGCATCGGTTTAACCTAAAGCAGCGTCTCAAGGACAAGCCTCTCCTGTCTGCCCTGGATTTTGAAAAGCAGAGCTCCACAG GAGATCTTTCCAGCATCTCAGGATCAGAAGACTCAGACTCAGCCAGTGAGGAGGACTTGCAGATACCAGATGAGGAGAGGGCTGAATTTGAGAAGCCCAGCAGACCCCAAGGCTTCCACCCACACCGGGTTCTTTTCCAAAATGCCCAGGGCCAGTTTCTTTATGCCTATCGCTGTGTGCTAGGCCCTCGCCAG GTACCACCAGAAGAACCAGAACTGCTGCTACAGAACCTGCAGAACGGAGGTCCCAGATCCTATGTGGTGCTCATGGCTGCAGCTGGGCACTTTGCTGGCGCCATTTTCCAAGG AAGAGACGTGGTGACACACAAAACCTTTCACCGCTACACAGTGCGGGCCAAGCGGGGCACAGCCCAGGGAATTCGCGATGCCCGGGGTGGGGCTTCTCGGTCTGCCGGAGCCAACCTGAGGCGCTATAATGAAGCCACATTATACAAG GATGTTCGTGACCTGCTggcagggccaggctgggctAAAGCACTGGAGGAGGCTGGGACAATACTGCTGCGTGCCCCCCGCTCTGGCCGGTCCCTGTTCTTCAGAGGCCATGGTGCACCCCTACAACGAGGGGACCCCCGACTTTGGGATATCCCCCTCGCTACCCGCAGACCTACCTTCAGAGAGCTACAGCGTGTGTTCCATAAGCTGACCACCTTGCATGTCCATG GAGAAGACCCCCGGGAGACAGCCAGGTTGGACTCACCTCAAGCACATAGGAAGACAATGAGAGTGGGGAAGAAGGCTCTCGAGGCAGAAAGAAAGGTCTCCAGTGATGAAAATGAGACACTTGGGCAGAATGAGGAATCTCCCAAACAGG GTTCAGGGTCGGAGGGAGAGGACAGCTTCCAGGTGGAGCTGGAGCTAGTAGAATTGACAGTAGGGACCCTGGATCTTCGTGAGTTTGAGGTATTGCCAAAgcggagaaggagaaaaaggaataagaagGAGAGAAGCCAGGACCTGGAAGCCGGGGTGCATGTGACTCTTCCCCAGCAACCTCAAGGAGATGAGGCCTTCTCACAGTCCGCCCAGGCATATGCAGCCCCTTTGGGGCCTTCCCTGGATGAGGCCAAGACCCCTGATCAGTCAGAGCTCTGGGACATGCTTCTGGCTGCTTGCAGAGCTGGAGATGTTGGGATATTGAAACTCCAGCTAGCTGCTGGCCCCACAGACCCTGGAGTTCTGTCTCTGCTCAGTGCCCCCTTGGGCTCCAATGGCTTCACCCTCCTGCATGCAGCAGCTGCAGCTGGGAGAGGCTCAGTGGTTCGCCTGCTGCTGGAGGCAGGTGCTGACCCCACTGTACA GGACTCCCGGGCCCGGCCACCATATACGGTTGCAGCTGACAAGTCAACGCGTAATGAGTTCCGAAGGTTCATGGAGAAGAATCCAGATGCTTACGATTACAGCAAGGCTCAG GTGCCAGGGCCACTGACGCCAGAAATGGAGGCACGGCAGGCTATGCGGAAAAGGGAGCAGAAGGCTGCCCGGCGGCAAAGGGAGGAACAGCAGCGGAAGCAgcgggagcaggaggagagggagcaagaagAGCAGCGGCGCTTTGCCGCCCTCAGCGATCGTGAGAAG AGAGCTCTGGCCGCAGAGCGCAGGCTGGCTGCCCAGCTGGGAGTGTCCACCCCGCAGACGCCCGGTCCTGCAACCCTTTGTGCTCA GCGCTGCTGGAGTTGTGGGACATCCCTCCAAGGcctcattccctttcactatcttgacttctctttctgctccacACGCTGCCTCCGGGATCACCGCTGCCAGGCCACCAAGCCCTCTTCCTGA
- the ANKZF1 gene encoding ankyrin repeat and zinc finger domain-containing protein 1 isoform X2: MAAAGHFAGAIFQGRDVVTHKTFHRYTVRAKRGTAQGIRDARGGASRSAGANLRRYNEATLYKDVRDLLAGPGWAKALEEAGTILLRAPRSGRSLFFRGHGAPLQRGDPRLWDIPLATRRPTFRELQRVFHKLTTLHVHGEDPRETARLDSPQAHRKTMRVGKKALEAERKVSSDENETLGQNEESPKQGSGSEGEDSFQVELELVELTVGTLDLREFEVLPKRRRRKRNKKERSQDLEAGVHVTLPQQPQGDEAFSQSAQAYAAPLGPSLDEAKTPDQSELWDMLLAACRAGDVGILKLQLAAGPTDPGVLSLLSAPLGSNGFTLLHAAAAAGRGSVVRLLLEAGADPTVQDSRARPPYTVAADKSTRNEFRRFMEKNPDAYDYSKAQVPGPLTPEMEARQAMRKREQKAARRQREEQQRKQREQEEREQEEQRRFAALSDREKRALAAERRLAAQLGVSTPQTPGPATLCAQRCWSCGTSLQGLIPFHYLDFSFCSTRCLRDHRCQATKPSS, encoded by the exons ATGGCTGCAGCTGGGCACTTTGCTGGCGCCATTTTCCAAGG AAGAGACGTGGTGACACACAAAACCTTTCACCGCTACACAGTGCGGGCCAAGCGGGGCACAGCCCAGGGAATTCGCGATGCCCGGGGTGGGGCTTCTCGGTCTGCCGGAGCCAACCTGAGGCGCTATAATGAAGCCACATTATACAAG GATGTTCGTGACCTGCTggcagggccaggctgggctAAAGCACTGGAGGAGGCTGGGACAATACTGCTGCGTGCCCCCCGCTCTGGCCGGTCCCTGTTCTTCAGAGGCCATGGTGCACCCCTACAACGAGGGGACCCCCGACTTTGGGATATCCCCCTCGCTACCCGCAGACCTACCTTCAGAGAGCTACAGCGTGTGTTCCATAAGCTGACCACCTTGCATGTCCATG GAGAAGACCCCCGGGAGACAGCCAGGTTGGACTCACCTCAAGCACATAGGAAGACAATGAGAGTGGGGAAGAAGGCTCTCGAGGCAGAAAGAAAGGTCTCCAGTGATGAAAATGAGACACTTGGGCAGAATGAGGAATCTCCCAAACAGG GTTCAGGGTCGGAGGGAGAGGACAGCTTCCAGGTGGAGCTGGAGCTAGTAGAATTGACAGTAGGGACCCTGGATCTTCGTGAGTTTGAGGTATTGCCAAAgcggagaaggagaaaaaggaataagaagGAGAGAAGCCAGGACCTGGAAGCCGGGGTGCATGTGACTCTTCCCCAGCAACCTCAAGGAGATGAGGCCTTCTCACAGTCCGCCCAGGCATATGCAGCCCCTTTGGGGCCTTCCCTGGATGAGGCCAAGACCCCTGATCAGTCAGAGCTCTGGGACATGCTTCTGGCTGCTTGCAGAGCTGGAGATGTTGGGATATTGAAACTCCAGCTAGCTGCTGGCCCCACAGACCCTGGAGTTCTGTCTCTGCTCAGTGCCCCCTTGGGCTCCAATGGCTTCACCCTCCTGCATGCAGCAGCTGCAGCTGGGAGAGGCTCAGTGGTTCGCCTGCTGCTGGAGGCAGGTGCTGACCCCACTGTACA GGACTCCCGGGCCCGGCCACCATATACGGTTGCAGCTGACAAGTCAACGCGTAATGAGTTCCGAAGGTTCATGGAGAAGAATCCAGATGCTTACGATTACAGCAAGGCTCAG GTGCCAGGGCCACTGACGCCAGAAATGGAGGCACGGCAGGCTATGCGGAAAAGGGAGCAGAAGGCTGCCCGGCGGCAAAGGGAGGAACAGCAGCGGAAGCAgcgggagcaggaggagagggagcaagaagAGCAGCGGCGCTTTGCCGCCCTCAGCGATCGTGAGAAG AGAGCTCTGGCCGCAGAGCGCAGGCTGGCTGCCCAGCTGGGAGTGTCCACCCCGCAGACGCCCGGTCCTGCAACCCTTTGTGCTCA GCGCTGCTGGAGTTGTGGGACATCCCTCCAAGGcctcattccctttcactatcttgacttctctttctgctccacACGCTGCCTCCGGGATCACCGCTGCCAGGCCACCAAGCCCTCTTCCTGA
- the GLB1L gene encoding beta-galactosidase-1-like protein, whose protein sequence is MAPRKRLCLPVLLLPLLSLLLPQADNRSFIVDRINDRFLLDGAPFRYVSGSLHYFRVPRVLWADRLFKMRMSGLNTVQFYVPWNYHEPEPGVYNFNGSRDLFAFLKEASLANLLVILRPGPYICAEWEMGGLPAWLLQKPEINLRTSDPDFLAAVDSWFTVLLPKLYPWLYHNGGNIISIQVENEYGSYRACDVNYMKHLAGLFRALLGDRILLFTTDGPEGLRCGSLQGLYTTVDFGPADNMTKIFALLRNYEPHGPLVNSEYYTGWLDYWGQNHSTRSVLAVTRGLENMLKLGASVNMYMFHGGTNFGYWNGADEKGRFLPITTSYDYDAPISEAGDLTPKLFALRNVISEFQEIPLGPLPPPSPKMMLGPLTLHLDGDLLAFLDFLCPQGPIHSILPLSFEAVKQDHGFMLYRTFLPHPIPEPTQFWVPNNGVHDRAYVMVDGVFHGVLERNMKHQLFLTGKGGAKLDILLENMGRLSFGSNSSDFKGLLEPPVLGQMVLTQWLMFPLNVDKLVKWWFPLHLMKSTRPQAPSGPTFYSTTFPIFGEGGDTFLFLPGWTKGQVWINGFNLGRYWTKRGPQQTLYVPRPLLFSRGGLNKITLLELESVPLQPQIQFVDRPILNSTSHKTFVYSLSVETSSAPEPMELSGH, encoded by the exons ATGGCTCCCAGGAAGCGGCTCTGCCTTCCCGTCCTGCTGTTGCCACTTCTGTCCCTGCTGCTGCCCCAG GCAGACAATCGGTCGTTCATAGTGGATCGGATAAATGACAGATTCCTTCTAGATGGGGCCCCGTTCCGCTACGTGTCTGGCAGCCTACACTACTTTCGGGTACCACGGGTGCTTTGGGCAGACCGGCTTTTCAAGATGCGAATGAGTGGCCTCAACACTGTACAGTT tTACGTGCCCTGGAACTACCATGAGCCAGAGCCTGGGGTCTATAATTTTAATGGCAGCCGGGACCTCTTTGCATTTCTGAAAGAGGCATCTCTAGCGAACCTGTTGGTCATACTGAGACCAGGACCTTACATCTGTGCAGAGTGGGAGATG GGGGGTCTCCCAGCCTGGTTGCTTCAAAAACCTGAAATAAATCTGAGAACCTCAGATCCAG ACTTTCTTGCTGCAGTGGACTCCTGGTTCACGGTCTTACTGCCCAAGTTATATCCATGGCTCTACCACAACGGGGGCAACATCATTAGCATTCAG GTGGAAAATGAATATGGTAGCTACAGAGCCTGTGACGTCAACTACATGAAGCACCTGGCTGGGCTTTTCCGTGCGCTGCTAGGAGACAGGATCTTGCTCTTCACCACAGATGGGCCTGAAGGACTCAGATGTGGCTCCCTCCAGGGCCTCTACACCACTGTGGATTTTGGCCCAG CTGACAACATGACCAAAATCTTTGCCCTGCTTCGGAACTATGAACCCCATGGGCCACTG GTGAACTCTGAGTATTACACAGGCTGGCTGGATTACTGGGGCCAGAATCACTCCACACGGTCTGTTTTGGCTGTAACCAGAGGCCTAGAGAACATGCTGAAGCTGGGAGCCAGTGTGAACAT GTACATGTTCCATGGAGGTACCAACTTTGGATACTGGAATG GTGCTGATGAAAAGGGGCGCTTTCTTCCAATTACTACCAGCTATGACTACGATGCACCAATATCTGAAGCAGGGGACCTCACACCTAAGCTTTTTGCTCTTCGAAACGTCATCAGTGAG TTCCAGGAAATTCCCTTGGGACCTTTacctccccccagccccaagATGATGCTTGGACCTTTGACCCTGCATCTG GATGGGGATTTGCTGGCTTTCTTAGACTTCCTGTGCCCCCAAGGGCCCATCCATTCAATCTTGCCCTTGTCCTTTGAGGCTGTCAAACAG GACCACGGCTTTATGTTGTACCGGACTTTTCTGCCCCATCCCATTCCTGAGCCAACGCAGTTCTGGGTGCCTAACAATGGAGTCCACGACCGTGCCTATGTAATGGTAGATGGG GTGTTTCACGGTGTCTTGGAACGAAACATGAAACACCAACTATTTTTGACGGGAAAAGGCGGGGCCAAATTGGACATCTTACTGGAGAACATGGGGAGGCTCAGTTTCGGATCTAACAGCAGTGACTTCAAG GGCCTACTAGAGCCACCAGTTCTGGGGCAAATGGTCCTTACCCAGTGGCTGATGTTCCCTCTGAATGTTGATAAACTCGTAAAGTGGTGGTTTCCCCTCCACTTGATGAAAAGTACACGTCCTCAAGCTCCTTCTGGCCCCACCTTCTACTCCACAACGTTTCCAATTTTCGGAGAAGGCGGGGACACTTTTCTCTTTCTACCTGGATGGACCAAG GGCCAAGTCTGGATCAATGGGTTTAATTTGGGCCGGTACTGGACAAAGCGAGGGCCACAACAGACCCTCTATGTGCCACGACCTCTGCTGTTTTCTAGAGGAGGCCTCAACAAAATTACATTGCTGGAGCTAGAAAGTGTGCCTCTCCAGCCCCAAATCCAGTTTGTGGATAGGCCTATACTTAATAGCACTTCACATAAGACATTTGTCTATTCCCTCTCAGTTGAAACGTCAAGCGCCCCTGAACCAATGGAGTTAAGTGGGCACTGA